The proteins below come from a single Acidobacteriota bacterium genomic window:
- the pgsA gene encoding CDP-diacylglycerol--glycerol-3-phosphate 3-phosphatidyltransferase, translated as MNLPNTLTLSRIFIVPVLVVILMTEISEYWFGIPRQIPAVILFVAASITDLLDGYLARRRGEVTTLGTLLDPIADKLLISAALISLVENKLAPGWAVVIIIGREFAVSGLRTIASQQGLAIGASKMGKFKMMSQVVAITLLMLGSQNGGPPQLDEPTSRFAVMKALNILLEWDFSGNHLQVLAFGLGRAVMWTVVVSSLWSMYNYFKDFYGGVRDQIEVRKFPPIRETLAAKFRRRGRLSRRPPPNRPDPPHRSLPFEPKQQK; from the coding sequence TTGAATCTTCCCAATACACTCACGCTGTCACGCATTTTTATCGTTCCGGTGCTGGTGGTGATCTTGATGACCGAGATCTCTGAGTACTGGTTCGGCATCCCCCGCCAGATTCCAGCGGTTATTTTATTTGTGGCGGCTTCGATTACCGATTTGCTTGATGGGTATCTCGCCCGCCGCCGTGGCGAAGTGACAACCCTCGGAACCTTGCTTGACCCCATTGCGGATAAACTCCTGATTTCAGCCGCTTTAATTTCTTTAGTCGAAAACAAACTCGCGCCAGGGTGGGCTGTCGTGATTATCATTGGACGTGAGTTTGCCGTCTCGGGACTGCGCACGATTGCCTCACAACAAGGATTAGCCATCGGAGCTTCCAAAATGGGGAAGTTCAAAATGATGTCCCAGGTGGTGGCCATTACGCTGCTGATGCTGGGCAGTCAGAATGGTGGGCCGCCTCAACTGGATGAACCAACATCAAGATTCGCCGTGATGAAAGCCTTGAACATCCTGCTGGAATGGGATTTTAGCGGCAATCATTTGCAGGTTCTGGCTTTTGGGCTGGGGCGGGCGGTGATGTGGACCGTGGTCGTGTCGTCACTATGGTCCATGTATAACTATTTTAAAGACTTCTATGGTGGGGTGCGCGACCAGATCGAAGTCAGGAAATTCCCACCTATCCGCGAAACACTCGCCGCCAAATTCCGGCGACGTGGGCGACTGTCGCGGCGGCCTCCCCCCAATCGTCCAGATCCTCCGCATCGCTCCCTGCCCTTTGAACCCAAACAGCAGAAGTAG